In Levilactobacillus brevis, a single genomic region encodes these proteins:
- a CDS encoding MFS transporter, whose protein sequence is MNAWQTRWPERLSYGLSDAADNLVFQMMTTYLLFFYTDVYGLSASAAAILFVVARLADVVESLLIGLMIDRTHSKWGKSRPFFLWYALPYVIFAILTFVTPPFGSTGKLIWAYVTYLGLGFFYTAVNLPITSILPTLTQNDREQTVLGVIRQFCGSSVQIIVAVVTLPLVALFGHGNQQQGFLLTIILFGAISLALIWNTFFHVHERFTNPEQSHQSWRAVGHMLRQNKPWLIISVVILLYWLTTAIKNQTTIYYFKYIQHSEALVPYANGFTFAALIGVLLIVHSASQWGKKRTMLSGIALAALGQLILSVGVVSDALPVIFGGILLNSVGNGLIIGLVSIMIADTIRYGMALGIQAEGILASTDDFGVNVGLGLGGLITAGLFHLSGYAANHSQNVATQHMITLNYAWLPLLLYVVMFGILLFYDERTLQAKITPADRDA, encoded by the coding sequence ATGAATGCTTGGCAAACGAGATGGCCGGAACGTTTGAGCTATGGGCTCAGCGATGCCGCCGATAACCTGGTCTTCCAAATGATGACCACCTACCTATTGTTCTTTTATACCGACGTCTACGGCCTCTCCGCCAGTGCCGCCGCTATCCTCTTCGTGGTGGCCCGGCTCGCCGATGTCGTGGAAAGTCTGCTGATTGGCCTGATGATTGACAGAACCCATTCGAAATGGGGCAAGAGTCGGCCGTTCTTTCTGTGGTACGCATTGCCTTACGTGATCTTCGCTATTTTGACGTTTGTCACACCGCCCTTCGGCAGCACCGGAAAGTTAATCTGGGCCTACGTCACCTACCTGGGGCTGGGCTTCTTCTACACGGCGGTCAACCTGCCGATCACGTCGATTCTGCCCACGCTGACGCAAAATGACCGGGAACAAACCGTCCTCGGTGTCATCCGCCAGTTCTGTGGCAGTTCCGTTCAAATCATCGTGGCCGTCGTCACCCTGCCCCTGGTCGCCCTCTTTGGCCACGGCAACCAGCAGCAGGGGTTCCTACTGACAATTATTTTATTCGGGGCCATTTCGTTGGCACTGATCTGGAACACATTCTTCCACGTCCACGAGCGCTTCACCAATCCCGAACAATCCCATCAATCTTGGCGGGCAGTAGGTCACATGCTGCGGCAAAACAAGCCGTGGCTGATCATCTCCGTCGTCATTCTTTTGTATTGGCTGACTACGGCGATTAAGAACCAGACGACGATTTATTATTTTAAATACATCCAACACAGCGAAGCACTGGTTCCCTACGCCAATGGCTTCACGTTTGCCGCGCTGATCGGGGTGCTGCTGATTGTCCACTCCGCTAGCCAATGGGGAAAGAAGCGGACCATGCTGAGCGGCATTGCCTTAGCGGCGCTCGGGCAATTAATCCTGAGTGTTGGCGTGGTGAGTGATGCCCTACCCGTCATCTTTGGCGGAATTCTGCTCAACTCCGTGGGAAATGGCCTCATCATCGGTCTAGTCTCCATCATGATTGCCGACACCATTCGTTATGGCATGGCGCTGGGGATTCAGGCCGAGGGGATTCTCGCCTCGACCGATGACTTTGGGGTCAACGTGGGATTAGGACTCGGCGGCCTCATCACGGCGGGGCTCTTCCACCTGTCGGGTTACGCGGCCAATCACAGTCAAAACGTGGCAACCCAGCACATGATTACACTGAATTACGCGTGGTTGCCCTTACTATTATACGTCGTGATGTTCGGGATTCTCCTCTTCTACGACGAACGCACGCTTCAAGCCAAGATCACTCCAGCCGATCGCGACGCTTAA
- a CDS encoding DUF1440 domain-containing protein has protein sequence MSLFKKRPINLTAALLAGGAAGIVSGLVKLGWENVLPPRTEERDATNPPQTLLEQFGIPAKVTHATYTYSGHQLPWVSYVIHFGFSTTFAVLYQIIGEKIPAIKKDAGTWFGLAIWMAFHLGLMPAMGTVPTAKDQPTEEHVSEALGHIAWMVTNDLVGAEVYRRLVAEKNK, from the coding sequence TTGTCTTTATTTAAAAAACGTCCCATTAATTTAACCGCTGCACTGCTTGCCGGTGGCGCGGCGGGCATCGTCTCTGGTCTCGTCAAGCTGGGCTGGGAGAACGTCCTGCCACCGCGGACCGAGGAACGTGACGCCACCAATCCACCGCAAACCCTGCTGGAACAATTCGGGATTCCCGCTAAGGTGACCCACGCTACCTACACGTACTCCGGCCACCAACTGCCGTGGGTCAGCTACGTCATTCACTTCGGCTTCTCGACCACCTTTGCCGTCCTCTATCAGATTATCGGTGAGAAGATTCCAGCCATCAAGAAGGATGCCGGTACTTGGTTTGGCCTCGCCATCTGGATGGCCTTTCATCTCGGATTGATGCCAGCCATGGGGACCGTTCCCACTGCTAAGGACCAACCGACCGAAGAACACGTCTCTGAGGCGCTAGGTCACATTGCCTGGATGGTTACCAACGACCTCGTCGGCGCGGAAGTCTACCGTCGGCTGGTCGCCGAGAAGAATAAGTAG
- a CDS encoding excinuclease ABC subunit UvrA, with protein sequence MQSTFEQGYIDIQDATQNNLRHVNLRVPKYRTTVFVGLSGSGKSSLVFDTIAAASRRELNETFPSFTQQYLPKYGQPHVGHIDHLPVAIVIAQQRLGKNARSTLATYTGIYSLLRLLFSRIGKPFIGYSDTFSFNLPQGMCPACQGLGYVDDIDEQQLIDPEKSLNQGAITFVSFGPDTWRWRRYATSGLFDDDKPIKDYTPEEYELLMHAPQQKLKHPGEGFPRTALYEGVVPRIRRSVIGKKEAAHHRDAIAKIVTRKPCPVCHGTRLKPEVLTNHINGHNIAEVSAMDLRHVLAFLQAITAPLATDVVRELTTKIQSLVDIGLGYLTLDRGTSTLSGGEAQRIKIAKYLTSALVDMVYILDEPSVGLHPHDIQLIKQALTKLKEKGNTVLVVEHNPAMISFADYVVEMGPLAGQGGGTVTFTGTYPELLASDTLTGKWLRRPHTWGLDRRPTGTLALRHVTENNLQDVSVDVPLGVMTVISGVAGSGKSSLVTALKQQLTEDYIDLAQTPVGINIRSTPATYLGILDEIRKLFSQANGRVGTSMFSYNGKGACPRCKGKGVTITNMAFMDPVVQTCELCHGKRYSEEALQYRYQDKTIAEVLQLSVKAAAEFFRDTPKLASQLGNLDRVGLGYLTLAQPLTTLSGGELQRLKLAVELGKQGTVYLLDEPTAGLHLKDTDRLMKLFNDLVTAGNSLIIIEHNLAVISQADWLIDVGPDAGRYGGHIQFSGTPRDATRHAESRTGVALKAWMAE encoded by the coding sequence ATGCAATCAACTTTTGAACAGGGATATATTGATATTCAGGATGCCACGCAAAATAATCTGCGGCACGTTAACTTACGGGTGCCGAAGTACCGAACCACGGTTTTTGTCGGGTTATCGGGGTCCGGGAAGTCCTCATTGGTCTTCGATACGATTGCGGCGGCCTCGCGGCGAGAATTAAACGAAACGTTTCCTAGTTTTACGCAACAGTATTTGCCGAAATACGGCCAGCCCCACGTCGGGCATATCGACCATTTGCCGGTAGCTATCGTGATTGCTCAGCAACGCTTGGGGAAAAATGCGCGGTCCACGCTAGCCACGTACACCGGGATTTATTCGCTGCTACGCCTGTTATTCTCGCGAATTGGCAAGCCATTCATCGGGTATTCTGATACCTTTTCCTTCAACCTGCCGCAGGGGATGTGCCCGGCCTGCCAGGGCCTCGGCTACGTCGATGATATTGACGAGCAGCAGCTGATTGACCCGGAGAAGTCGTTGAATCAGGGCGCCATCACCTTCGTGAGCTTCGGGCCGGACACCTGGCGCTGGCGGCGGTATGCGACCAGTGGATTGTTTGACGACGACAAGCCAATCAAGGACTACACGCCTGAAGAATACGAATTACTCATGCATGCGCCCCAGCAGAAGCTGAAGCATCCCGGCGAGGGTTTTCCGCGGACGGCGCTGTACGAGGGCGTGGTACCACGGATTCGCCGGTCGGTGATTGGTAAGAAAGAAGCGGCTCACCACCGTGATGCCATCGCCAAGATTGTGACTCGTAAGCCGTGCCCAGTCTGCCACGGAACGCGGTTGAAGCCGGAAGTGTTGACCAACCACATCAACGGTCACAATATCGCGGAGGTCTCCGCCATGGACTTGCGGCACGTGCTGGCCTTTCTACAGGCGATTACGGCGCCACTGGCCACCGATGTCGTCCGGGAGCTGACCACGAAGATTCAGTCGCTGGTTGATATTGGTCTGGGATACCTGACGCTTGACCGCGGGACCAGTACGTTGTCCGGCGGGGAGGCCCAACGCATTAAGATTGCCAAATACCTGACCAGTGCGTTGGTCGACATGGTCTACATCCTGGATGAACCCAGTGTGGGGCTGCATCCCCACGACATTCAGCTGATTAAACAGGCGTTGACCAAGCTAAAGGAAAAGGGCAACACGGTGTTGGTCGTCGAGCACAATCCGGCGATGATTTCGTTTGCCGACTACGTGGTCGAGATGGGGCCACTGGCCGGTCAAGGCGGTGGAACGGTTACGTTTACCGGGACCTATCCCGAGCTATTGGCCTCTGATACACTGACGGGTAAATGGCTTCGGCGGCCGCACACCTGGGGACTGGATCGCCGACCAACGGGGACTTTGGCGCTGCGCCACGTGACGGAGAATAACTTACAGGACGTGAGCGTAGACGTGCCACTCGGTGTGATGACGGTGATTTCCGGGGTCGCGGGTTCCGGGAAGTCCTCACTGGTCACGGCGCTCAAACAGCAGTTGACCGAAGATTACATTGATTTGGCGCAGACCCCCGTGGGTATTAACATTCGCTCGACGCCGGCGACTTACCTGGGCATTTTAGACGAGATTCGTAAGCTGTTCAGTCAGGCGAACGGTCGCGTGGGAACCAGCATGTTCAGCTATAACGGGAAGGGCGCTTGTCCCCGGTGTAAGGGAAAAGGCGTGACGATTACCAATATGGCCTTCATGGACCCGGTCGTTCAGACCTGTGAGCTTTGCCACGGCAAGCGGTATAGCGAAGAAGCTTTGCAGTATCGCTATCAGGACAAGACCATCGCTGAAGTGCTCCAGCTATCCGTGAAGGCCGCGGCAGAATTCTTCAGAGATACCCCTAAGTTGGCCAGCCAATTGGGCAACTTGGATCGCGTGGGCTTGGGCTACTTAACGTTGGCGCAGCCGCTGACCACGCTGTCCGGTGGGGAGTTGCAACGCTTGAAGTTAGCGGTTGAATTGGGCAAGCAGGGAACCGTTTATCTGCTGGACGAACCCACGGCCGGTCTGCATTTGAAAGACACGGATCGCTTGATGAAGTTATTCAATGACCTGGTGACGGCCGGCAACTCGCTGATTATTATCGAACATAATCTGGCGGTGATTAGTCAGGCCGATTGGCTGATCGACGTGGGCCCGGACGCCGGGCGCTATGGCGGACACATTCAGTTCAGCGGGACGCCCCGAGACGCCACCCGGCATGCCGAGTCGCGGACGGGTGTGGCGCTGAAGGCCTGGATGGCGGAGTGA
- a CDS encoding tautomerase family protein: MPLMRIDMYRGRSKAEIKKILDISYQVATEELHLLPRDRYQIVTQHDPEEMIVWDVGLGFERTEKTLIFSLTSSPREEADKERFYARLVKELAVGAGVPPTDVLINITSNTKADWSFGNGEAQFMNGKL; the protein is encoded by the coding sequence ATGCCATTAATGCGAATCGATATGTACAGAGGCCGGAGTAAGGCAGAAATCAAAAAGATTTTAGACATTTCATATCAGGTAGCCACGGAGGAGTTGCACCTGCTGCCCCGTGACCGTTACCAAATTGTCACGCAACATGACCCAGAAGAAATGATTGTCTGGGACGTGGGCTTGGGCTTCGAGCGAACCGAGAAGACGTTGATCTTTAGTCTGACCTCGAGCCCGCGCGAAGAGGCCGACAAGGAACGCTTCTACGCTCGTTTGGTAAAGGAATTAGCAGTTGGTGCGGGTGTTCCGCCAACCGACGTGCTGATTAACATTACCAGTAATACCAAGGCAGACTGGAGCTTCGGCAACGGCGAGGCACAGTTCATGAATGGTAAGTTGTAA
- a CDS encoding GRP family sugar transporter produces the protein MNIVIGLLPALFWGILPIWMQGRTGGNWTEQLLGTSVGGVLSAIVLTLIFHYQVGLTDFILYFCSGVCWSIGQGGQYWGYVPLGVNNAVPFSTALQIIGNSLIGGWVFGEWVGWHDSVLGIIALVIILAGVMISNGAIHVSRHDLGAYVLLTVTCVGYWGYSGFPHYAVAKGLNGFLPQTLGMMAGALTIYLFGRKKIPGQDPWGLRNITSGFIFAVAAGTYLMSLNLNGLVNGFVLTQLNVVVATLLGVVVLKEANLKQLIPKAIGLAILIGGAVMMVHI, from the coding sequence ATGAACATCGTCATTGGCCTGCTGCCAGCGTTGTTTTGGGGAATCCTGCCGATTTGGATGCAGGGACGCACGGGCGGTAATTGGACGGAACAACTGTTAGGAACCAGCGTGGGGGGCGTGCTCAGCGCGATTGTGCTGACGTTAATTTTTCACTACCAAGTCGGTCTCACGGACTTTATCCTCTATTTCTGTTCGGGTGTCTGTTGGAGCATCGGGCAGGGCGGACAGTACTGGGGGTACGTGCCTCTCGGCGTCAATAATGCGGTGCCCTTTTCCACAGCGCTCCAGATTATTGGGAACTCCCTGATTGGCGGCTGGGTCTTTGGCGAGTGGGTCGGCTGGCACGACAGCGTGCTGGGAATCATTGCACTGGTCATCATTCTGGCTGGCGTGATGATCAGTAACGGTGCGATTCACGTGTCGCGCCATGACCTTGGCGCCTATGTTCTGTTGACGGTGACCTGCGTGGGGTATTGGGGCTATTCCGGATTCCCCCATTATGCGGTGGCCAAGGGGCTCAACGGCTTCTTGCCGCAGACGCTGGGGATGATGGCCGGGGCACTGACCATCTACCTCTTTGGCCGGAAGAAGATTCCGGGCCAGGACCCTTGGGGCTTGCGGAACATCACGTCCGGTTTCATCTTCGCCGTGGCGGCCGGGACTTATCTGATGTCGTTGAATCTAAACGGTCTGGTCAACGGCTTTGTCCTGACCCAACTCAACGTGGTCGTGGCCACGCTATTGGGTGTCGTTGTCTTGAAGGAAGCCAACCTCAAACAGCTGATTCCTAAGGCGATTGGTCTAGCCATCTTGATTGGTGGGGCTGTGATGATGGTTCATATTTGA
- a CDS encoding IS5-like element ISLpl3 family transposase (programmed frameshift) yields MTTPKRYELEDAQWDRIKGYFPPYRTGRPSSLDNRTALNAILWLMRSGAPWRDLPERYGSWKTVYSRFRAWVSSGLFEQVFLELIDDPDMENLSLDSTIVRAHQKATGGKKNAECMVENQAIGLSRGGRTTKIHALVDGLGNPLGFRLTGGQVHDSQVASELLEGFDISQSNIIADKAYGTAKLRQYIEDKAGVYTIPPKENTKDKWTCDYHVYCERHLIENFFNQLKNFRRIATRYDKLAHVYLATVYIASICILLK; encoded by the exons ATGACAACACCTAAACGATACGAACTGGAAGATGCTCAGTGGGACCGAATCAAAGGATACTTCCCGCCATACCGGACTGGCCGTCCATCAAGCCTAGACAACCGTACCGCCCTCAACGCTATCCTCTGGCTCATGCGCAGCGGGGCTCCTTGGCGTGATCTACCTGAACGCTATGGCTCTTGGAAAACGGTGTATAGTCGCTTCCGAGCCTGGGTAAGTTCAGGCTTGTTCGAACAGGTTTTTCTCGAATTGATTGACGATCCCGACATGGAAAACTTGAGCTTAGATTCAACGATCGTTCGAGCGCATCAAAAGGCCACTGGGG GCAAAAAAAACGCCGAATGTATGGTCGAAAATCAAGCTATTGGACTAAGTCGAGGTGGCCGAACGACCAAGATTCACGCACTCGTTGACGGATTAGGGAATCCCTTGGGTTTTCGCCTAACAGGTGGTCAAGTACATGATAGCCAAGTTGCCAGTGAGTTGCTGGAAGGCTTCGATATTTCTCAATCAAATATTATCGCGGACAAAGCCTATGGCACCGCGAAACTTCGCCAGTATATTGAAGATAAAGCAGGCGTCTATACCATTCCGCCAAAGGAAAATACCAAAGACAAGTGGACCTGTGATTACCACGTTTATTGTGAGCGCCATTTGATTGAGAACTTCTTTAATCAGTTGAAGAACTTTCGTAGGATTGCAACGCGTTATGATAAGCTCGCTCATGTTTATCTGGCTACGGTCTACATTGCCTCAATTTGCATCTTACTTAAGTAG
- a CDS encoding WxL domain-containing protein, translated as MKKTLSSIVLASALLFGAMAPVTANAAETDVTPSTGSTTGSITFTKPASTTEPVDPSNPDKPGGNTDDNGGAKPGSDADLTFLYVSPSMDFGSNIVNQTTASKTQMYNPKTITTTAFPTGTTDTNKLVTEVSDTRGTNAGWNVSVGSTELKAGDDVISGAQLNLAGDNATIKNSADSVATGQAANLTTGGDVATIYDAKTGIGAGATAMQLNPSDIVLTNIPANVKATEAGTTYTATLNWTLNNTPAE; from the coding sequence ATGAAGAAGACTTTAAGCAGTATCGTTTTAGCAAGTGCATTATTATTTGGGGCTATGGCACCAGTTACGGCCAACGCGGCAGAAACTGATGTGACACCTTCAACCGGTTCGACGACTGGCTCAATTACGTTTACTAAGCCAGCAAGTACCACGGAGCCAGTTGATCCTTCCAATCCAGACAAACCAGGTGGTAACACTGATGACAATGGTGGTGCTAAGCCAGGTAGTGATGCCGACTTGACCTTCCTGTACGTTTCACCAAGCATGGACTTCGGTTCAAATATTGTTAACCAAACGACCGCTTCTAAGACTCAGATGTACAATCCAAAGACCATTACGACCACTGCCTTCCCAACTGGGACCACGGATACGAACAAGTTGGTTACCGAAGTTTCTGATACGCGTGGGACCAATGCCGGCTGGAATGTATCGGTTGGTAGTACTGAGTTAAAAGCGGGTGACGACGTGATTAGTGGTGCCCAACTCAATCTGGCTGGGGATAACGCAACGATCAAGAACTCCGCTGACTCTGTCGCTACTGGGCAAGCCGCTAACTTAACTACCGGTGGTGATGTTGCCACGATCTACGATGCAAAGACTGGTATCGGTGCTGGTGCAACCGCAATGCAATTGAACCCAAGTGACATTGTCTTGACTAACATTCCTGCAAACGTTAAGGCTACTGAAGCAGGGACGACCTACACGGCTACCTTAAACTGGACTTTGAACAACACTCCAGCTGAATAA
- a CDS encoding DUF916 and DUF3324 domain-containing protein, translating to MLGLKRIRLVMLLVLGVVLGGFLSLAPKASAATNNVGYNVAAKIPSNQINKQNSFFDLRMNSQKSQRLQVRIYNVTNQDITVETAIHTAWTNTTGAIDYVKPAKSYDSTLRYKMSDLTKIQGKKTLTIPANGSKLVTANVKIPKTTFNGVILGGWYFKRVDDKVTGKVKGANNIKSEYSYVIGMKYTMGKVPNPTMALGKVSAGQSYTRRGIIANLRNTSAVIIPNLKLTTTITNRNGAKLVKKAKQENVQMAPNTTFQYPLLYGDQKLEAGHYHLHMVAKNTDREWVFDRNFTITQAQANKYNKDANAGISIWLLVALGALGMLILVLLILLIIYLIRRKRRQDDEEEQ from the coding sequence ATGTTAGGATTAAAGCGGATTAGATTGGTCATGTTATTGGTGTTGGGTGTGGTTTTAGGTGGCTTTCTATCGTTAGCCCCGAAAGCGAGTGCGGCGACTAATAACGTTGGTTATAATGTGGCAGCCAAAATCCCAAGTAACCAGATCAATAAACAGAATTCGTTCTTTGACTTGAGGATGAATTCGCAGAAGTCCCAACGACTACAAGTCAGGATCTATAATGTAACCAATCAAGATATTACGGTTGAGACGGCGATTCATACGGCGTGGACGAACACGACTGGTGCGATCGATTACGTTAAGCCAGCAAAGTCTTATGATTCGACTTTACGTTATAAAATGAGCGACTTAACGAAGATTCAGGGGAAAAAGACTTTAACCATTCCGGCGAATGGCTCCAAATTAGTGACCGCAAATGTTAAAATACCTAAGACCACCTTTAATGGTGTCATTCTTGGGGGTTGGTATTTTAAGCGCGTAGATGACAAGGTCACTGGCAAAGTTAAGGGAGCCAATAACATTAAGAGTGAATACTCATATGTTATCGGGATGAAGTACACTATGGGGAAGGTTCCCAATCCGACCATGGCACTTGGAAAAGTTAGCGCAGGTCAGAGTTACACGCGGCGTGGTATTATTGCTAATTTGCGGAATACTTCGGCGGTGATTATCCCCAACTTGAAGTTGACCACCACGATTACCAACCGTAATGGTGCTAAACTGGTCAAGAAAGCCAAACAAGAGAATGTGCAAATGGCGCCGAACACAACGTTCCAATATCCATTGCTGTATGGTGATCAGAAGTTAGAAGCCGGACACTATCATTTGCATATGGTTGCTAAGAATACAGACCGCGAGTGGGTATTTGACCGCAACTTTACGATTACACAGGCACAAGCTAATAAGTACAATAAGGATGCCAATGCTGGGATCAGTATCTGGCTCTTAGTTGCCTTGGGTGCTCTGGGTATGCTGATTCTAGTTCTCTTGATTCTGTTGATTATTTACCTTATCCGGCGCAAACGGCGTCAAGATGATGAAGAAGAACAGTAA
- a CDS encoding LPXTG cell wall anchor domain-containing protein: protein MTTGGDGDTIDGDIPSGHNPTTSVTSAHHSAANKPAGAVASVVHSGTADLVAGRLPQTGESQVFLASVFGLFLLIAIVLLAVVRWQARLLREHR from the coding sequence GTGACTACTGGTGGTGACGGCGATACCATCGACGGGGACATCCCCAGTGGCCACAATCCCACGACCAGTGTGACCAGCGCGCACCATTCGGCTGCGAATAAGCCGGCCGGTGCGGTGGCCAGTGTCGTGCATTCCGGAACGGCCGATTTGGTCGCCGGTCGGTTACCACAAACGGGTGAATCACAGGTCTTCTTGGCCAGCGTCTTTGGCCTATTCCTGTTGATCGCAATCGTTCTGCTGGCCGTCGTTCGGTGGCAGGCTCGGTTGTTACGGGAGCACAGATAA
- a CDS encoding Crp/Fnr family transcriptional regulator, giving the protein MTHDPFKCVQNAPIFKGLADADIAELTKISVHQQEFKRGSVLYDPTQPLERMLIIDEGRVKVYQLNENGKEKVLYMLRSGAIDSEAALFNQRPHFNYAEAVEDTKICSIGRADFQALLHRVPTVAFNLLNILGDRLTALESVSALTGNLKAKNRVLAYLQQVGQEQQATHFMLPEKKKELASYLGITPETLSRQLKQLVADGLLAIDGREMTLL; this is encoded by the coding sequence ATGACGCACGATCCCTTTAAATGTGTTCAAAACGCGCCAATCTTCAAAGGATTGGCCGATGCCGATATTGCTGAACTGACAAAAATTTCCGTGCACCAACAAGAATTCAAACGGGGCAGTGTCCTCTACGATCCAACCCAACCGCTCGAACGCATGCTGATTATTGATGAGGGCCGCGTCAAGGTCTACCAACTCAACGAGAACGGCAAGGAAAAGGTGCTCTACATGCTACGCAGTGGCGCGATTGACAGCGAAGCCGCGCTCTTCAACCAGCGGCCACATTTCAATTACGCCGAGGCGGTGGAAGATACCAAGATTTGTTCGATTGGCCGAGCAGACTTCCAGGCCCTGCTTCACCGGGTACCGACCGTGGCCTTTAATCTGCTGAATATTTTGGGAGACCGGCTGACGGCGTTGGAATCCGTGAGCGCGTTGACCGGTAATCTCAAGGCCAAGAACCGGGTGCTGGCTTACTTGCAGCAGGTTGGCCAGGAACAGCAGGCGACCCACTTCATGTTGCCGGAAAAGAAGAAGGAGCTGGCAAGCTACCTCGGCATCACGCCAGAAACATTGAGTCGCCAACTGAAACAATTGGTGGCCGATGGGCTGCTAGCGATTGACGGTCGGGAAATGACCTTACTATAA
- a CDS encoding GntR family transcriptional regulator — MKFDDKVPIYYQIKNYLYHEMITGQLAPGAKLPAVRQLAVDLTVNVNTVQRALGEMITAGIITSKRGKGNFVTTETGRLTQLKEQLIMEQLERAYEQLHALNLTDDEIIAGLKQYIAQRGQQDD; from the coding sequence GTGAAATTTGATGATAAGGTCCCGATTTACTATCAGATCAAGAACTATCTCTATCACGAAATGATTACCGGCCAATTGGCGCCCGGCGCAAAGTTGCCGGCCGTTCGCCAATTAGCCGTGGACTTGACGGTCAACGTCAACACGGTTCAACGGGCACTTGGGGAAATGATCACAGCAGGTATTATCACCTCCAAACGGGGCAAAGGCAACTTTGTCACCACGGAGACGGGGCGACTCACACAGCTAAAGGAGCAATTAATCATGGAGCAATTGGAACGGGCCTACGAGCAGTTACACGCCTTGAATTTAACGGATGACGAAATTATCGCCGGTTTGAAACAATATATCGCGCAGAGGGGGCAACAAGATGACTAA
- a CDS encoding ABC transporter ATP-binding protein, with amino-acid sequence MTNVLAIHDVGYKHNFKTILHDVDLTLETGKIVGLLGENGAGKTTLMRLITGSAKGSGTITVCGDTQPAHHRSHVSFTEQLRGFSANTRVEQVASFYRTVYPDFDGARFEELVTFLQIDTSLKLAALSKGMKEKVIIALTLARQVNLYLLDEPFSGIDSMSRKRIISSILKWKPDDATMVISDHYVSEIAPILDEIVEVKDQTVAVHQDSDAVREEFGLSIEAYYESLYEGSDHRD; translated from the coding sequence ATGACTAACGTTTTAGCCATTCACGATGTGGGCTATAAGCATAATTTTAAAACGATTTTGCACGATGTCGATCTAACCCTCGAGACCGGTAAGATCGTCGGTCTGTTAGGCGAAAATGGTGCTGGAAAGACCACGCTGATGCGCCTGATTACCGGTAGTGCCAAGGGATCCGGGACGATTACTGTCTGCGGAGATACCCAACCGGCCCATCACCGTAGTCACGTCAGCTTTACCGAGCAGTTGCGTGGCTTCAGCGCCAACACGCGAGTTGAGCAGGTGGCGAGTTTCTACCGGACGGTGTATCCCGACTTTGACGGAGCGCGGTTCGAGGAACTGGTGACCTTCCTGCAGATCGATACCAGCTTGAAGCTGGCCGCCCTGTCCAAAGGGATGAAGGAGAAAGTTATCATCGCCTTAACGCTAGCCCGGCAGGTCAACTTGTATCTGCTGGATGAACCGTTCAGCGGTATCGACAGCATGAGTCGCAAGCGGATTATCAGTAGTATTCTCAAATGGAAACCGGACGACGCGACGATGGTCATTAGCGATCACTACGTCTCCGAGATTGCGCCCATCCTCGATGAAATTGTGGAGGTCAAGGACCAGACGGTGGCCGTCCATCAGGATAGTGACGCCGTGCGCGAAGAGTTTGGGTTAAGTATCGAAGCCTACTACGAAAGTCTTTACGAAGGGAGTGATCACCGTGACTAG